Proteins encoded together in one Candidatus Poribacteria bacterium window:
- a CDS encoding phosphoadenylyl-sulfate reductase, with protein sequence MTEKPVNKRLKHSVDNALCQEITLTETPQEILFSLFKRFEGRAAIVTSGQLSGMVLIHLAAENQLPFRVCTLDTLRLFPETYAFLEKVESRYGIQIEQIQPDPQEVQEMVSEHGEYLFFDSKAKQEYCCNIRKVRPMQRLLESLDVWITGLRRDQSEARKQLRKAEIISSTTHPVLKVNPLLHWTAEEVWQFVRDNDIPVNPLLEADADGHYYESLGCIVCTTPIKPGEPKRAGRWRWQNAAPTTEDAKECGLHYSI encoded by the coding sequence ATGACCGAGAAACCCGTTAACAAAAGATTGAAGCATTCAGTAGATAATGCGCTCTGCCAAGAGATTACCTTGACAGAGACTCCTCAAGAAATCCTTTTCTCTCTCTTTAAGCGGTTTGAAGGACGTGCTGCAATCGTCACAAGTGGGCAGCTGTCGGGTATGGTGCTAATTCACTTGGCTGCTGAAAACCAGTTGCCCTTCCGGGTCTGCACGCTTGACACACTCCGACTTTTTCCTGAGACTTATGCCTTCCTTGAGAAGGTCGAATCGCGCTACGGTATTCAGATTGAGCAGATTCAACCTGACCCACAGGAAGTCCAAGAAATGGTCTCGGAGCACGGCGAATATCTGTTTTTCGACAGCAAAGCGAAGCAGGAATACTGTTGTAACATTCGGAAAGTCCGCCCGATGCAACGACTGCTGGAGTCCTTGGATGTCTGGATAACGGGGCTGCGTCGCGATCAGTCGGAGGCGAGAAAGCAGCTCCGCAAGGCAGAAATCATATCATCAACGACACACCCGGTCTTAAAGGTCAATCCGCTCCTTCACTGGACAGCTGAGGAGGTATGGCAGTTTGTCCGCGACAACGATATTCCCGTGAATCCGTTGCTTGAAGCCGATGCTGACGGCCACTATTATGAATCGCTCGGTTGTATCGTATGCACGACACCCATAAAACCCGGTGAACCGAAACGCGCCGGACGCTGGCGTTGGCAGAACGCCGCACCTACAACAGAAGATGCCAAAGAGTGCGGATTGCATTACTCAATTTAA
- a CDS encoding MoaD/ThiS family protein yields MSVTVRIPTPLRRLTQNLAEVETEGANIEGVIDNLEANYPGMKERLCDEGGNIRRFVNIYLNDEDIRFLDGKATPVTDGAEISIIPAIAGGLF; encoded by the coding sequence ATGTCTGTAACAGTCCGTATCCCAACCCCACTGAGACGCTTGACCCAAAACTTGGCAGAAGTTGAGACGGAAGGTGCCAATATTGAAGGCGTTATTGACAATCTTGAGGCGAATTATCCCGGTATGAAGGAACGTCTCTGTGATGAAGGCGGAAATATCCGCCGGTTCGTCAATATTTATCTTAACGATGAAGATATCCGTTTCCTTGACGGAAAAGCCACGCCTGTGACAGATGGTGCTGAAATTTCTATTATCCCCGCAATCGCTGGCGGGCTTTTCTAA
- a CDS encoding M67 family metallopeptidase, with amino-acid sequence MQMLTLQPETLSEIYAHAKSEFPDECCGAILSDGTQEFVWKCRNIQNALHQKDPDTYPRDARTAYVIHPDDLIAIHKETETQNRQIKVFYHSHPNHEAYFSEKDKADAMMWDEPAYPDATYLVISVYDAEIRAVKAFAYDETAKDFIDVPLAGT; translated from the coding sequence ATGCAAATGTTAACTTTACAACCGGAGACCCTTAGCGAAATTTATGCCCATGCAAAGTCGGAGTTTCCCGATGAATGCTGCGGTGCTATTTTGAGTGATGGGACGCAGGAGTTTGTCTGGAAATGCCGGAATATACAGAATGCACTGCATCAGAAAGATCCCGACACATATCCGCGCGATGCCCGCACGGCGTACGTTATACACCCTGATGATTTAATCGCTATTCACAAAGAGACAGAGACACAAAATCGGCAGATTAAGGTTTTCTACCACTCGCACCCGAACCACGAGGCGTATTTCTCGGAGAAGGACAAGGCGGACGCGATGATGTGGGACGAACCCGCCTATCCGGATGCTACGTATCTGGTTATCTCCGTTTATGACGCTGAGATACGCGCCGTGAAGGCTTTCGCCTACGATGAAACAGCCAAAGATTTTATCGATGTTCCCCTTGCAGGAACTTAA